A single region of the Geovibrio ferrireducens genome encodes:
- the lspA gene encoding signal peptidase II yields MKKVLIPLFAVLLIVDQATKIIVKNTFMLHETREVIPGFFNLTYILNPGAAFGFLAKMNESYRQLFFVLVTLIAIAAVGYLLYKEHEMKLRAFSYTLIIAGAVGNFIDRVYIGKVVDFLDFYVSDYHWPAFNVADSAISVGVCLLMLDLFLHKRSEKK; encoded by the coding sequence ATGAAAAAAGTCCTTATCCCTCTTTTCGCCGTCCTGCTCATTGTTGATCAGGCTACGAAGATCATAGTCAAAAACACGTTCATGCTCCATGAAACCCGTGAGGTCATACCCGGATTCTTCAACCTGACCTACATACTGAATCCGGGCGCAGCTTTCGGTTTTCTGGCTAAAATGAACGAAAGCTACCGTCAGCTTTTCTTTGTTCTGGTTACTCTTATAGCGATAGCCGCTGTGGGTTATCTGCTTTACAAAGAACACGAGATGAAGCTGAGGGCGTTCTCTTACACGCTTATTATTGCCGGAGCGGTCGGCAATTTTATAGATAGGGTTTACATCGGAAAAGTGGTGGATTTTCTGGATTTTTATGTATCAGATTACCACTGGCCTGCCTTCAACGTGGCGGACAGTGCTATATCCGTAGGGGTCTGCTTGCTTATGCTTGACCTTTTTCTTCATAAAAGGAGTGAGAAGAAATGA
- the purH gene encoding bifunctional phosphoribosylaminoimidazolecarboxamide formyltransferase/IMP cyclohydrolase, producing MIVKPERALISVSKKEGVAEFAKELAARGVEIISTGGTAKLLKESGIRITEIGEFTGFPEMLDGRVKTLHPRVHGGILNVRDDAEHQKTMKEHGLKNIDIVAVNLYPFEETVCKAGVSLDEIIENIDIGGPSMVRSAAKNHKFVTIIVDGADYKRVITEMDAQGGTTLETRRDLARKAYGHTALYDSIIAGFFNNLLGVKFPDEYTLPARKKQGMRYGENPHQDSAFYVQPLIKEPGVSTGVQLHGKELSFNNIVDINAAAEIIKDFCGEPAITIIKHTNPCGTATGSTLLEAYERALECDPVSAFGGIVGANREVDKATAEKLAELFLEVIVAPSFSKEAKEILEQKKNLRLIEIGDLSGARDNELDVKKVTGGVLLQDRDLHSFDDIAALPSPSKRKPTEGELKAMAFAWKVAKHVKSNAIIYANEYQSIGVGAGQMSRVDSARIAAFKAKKPLQGCVMASDAFFPFRDSVDQAAEQGITAIISPGGSIRDEEVIQAADEHGIAMIFTGIRHFKH from the coding sequence ATGATAGTAAAACCTGAAAGAGCGCTGATCAGCGTTTCCAAGAAAGAAGGCGTAGCCGAATTCGCAAAAGAGCTTGCCGCAAGAGGGGTTGAAATAATCTCCACAGGCGGGACAGCCAAACTTCTGAAAGAAAGCGGAATCAGAATCACAGAAATAGGTGAGTTCACCGGATTTCCCGAAATGCTGGACGGCAGGGTAAAAACCCTTCACCCCAGAGTGCACGGCGGCATCCTTAACGTCCGTGACGATGCGGAACACCAGAAAACCATGAAGGAGCACGGCCTCAAAAACATTGATATTGTTGCCGTCAACCTTTACCCCTTTGAGGAAACTGTCTGTAAAGCTGGCGTAAGTCTTGACGAAATAATCGAAAACATAGACATAGGCGGCCCGTCCATGGTGAGAAGCGCCGCTAAAAACCACAAGTTCGTAACTATCATAGTGGACGGAGCGGATTACAAACGCGTTATAACCGAAATGGACGCACAGGGCGGAACCACCCTTGAAACCAGACGCGATCTGGCAAGAAAGGCATACGGACACACTGCGCTGTATGACAGCATCATCGCAGGCTTCTTCAACAACCTTCTGGGTGTTAAGTTCCCCGATGAATACACCCTCCCCGCGCGCAAGAAACAGGGTATGCGCTACGGCGAAAACCCTCATCAGGACTCAGCTTTTTACGTTCAGCCCCTTATTAAGGAGCCGGGCGTTTCCACCGGGGTTCAGCTCCACGGAAAAGAGCTTTCCTTCAATAACATAGTAGACATCAACGCCGCTGCTGAGATCATAAAGGACTTCTGCGGAGAACCGGCGATCACAATCATAAAACACACCAACCCCTGCGGCACAGCCACAGGCTCAACCCTCCTTGAGGCTTACGAGCGCGCCCTTGAGTGCGACCCCGTGAGCGCATTCGGCGGCATAGTCGGCGCTAACAGGGAGGTGGACAAGGCCACTGCGGAAAAACTCGCCGAGCTTTTCCTTGAGGTCATAGTCGCACCCTCATTCAGCAAAGAGGCAAAAGAGATCCTTGAACAGAAAAAGAACCTCCGTCTCATAGAGATAGGTGATCTCTCCGGAGCGAGGGACAATGAGCTTGACGTTAAAAAGGTCACAGGCGGCGTTCTGCTTCAGGACAGAGACCTTCACTCCTTTGACGACATAGCCGCCCTCCCTTCACCCTCCAAACGCAAACCCACCGAAGGCGAGCTTAAGGCCATGGCTTTTGCATGGAAAGTTGCGAAACATGTTAAATCAAACGCGATAATATACGCCAACGAATATCAGTCCATAGGTGTGGGCGCAGGGCAGATGAGCCGTGTTGACTCCGCCAGAATAGCCGCTTTCAAGGCGAAAAAACCCCTTCAGGGATGCGTAATGGCAAGCGATGCGTTCTTCCCCTTCCGCGACAGCGTGGATCAGGCGGCTGAACAGGGCATAACTGCCATAATCTCCCCCGGCGGCTCAATCAGGGATGAGGAAGTCATTCAGGCTGCGGATGAGCACGGCATAGCCATGATCTTCACCGGCATCCGTCACTTTAAACATTAA